Proteins from a genomic interval of Corynebacterium freiburgense:
- the rsgA gene encoding ribosome small subunit-dependent GTPase A gives MARRSWDESDVRIRPGKGSRPRTKDRPSHENAKVGMVITKDRGRWGVVLDGEEHPVVCMRARELGRTPIVVGDRVAVVGDTSGKPGTLARIVRLEERTSVLRRTADDTDPYERIVVGNAEQLLIVSAVADPPPRSGFVERALIAAFAGGVKPIICLTKSDLGDPAEFASEFADLDVPVVICGIKDPLQNIEKVVEGHITALIGHSGVGKSTLVNRLVPDAERATGEVSGVGKGRHTSTQSVALRLPHGGWIIDTPGIRSFGLAHIEPDTIINVFDDLAAAVQTCDRGCNHIDDPGCGLDTLTGTSARRATAVRTLLTALNTNEDWE, from the coding sequence GTGGCTAGGCGATCCTGGGATGAATCCGATGTCCGTATCCGACCTGGAAAAGGTTCCCGCCCCCGCACCAAAGACAGACCTTCGCACGAAAATGCGAAAGTAGGCATGGTTATAACCAAAGACCGAGGCCGCTGGGGAGTAGTCCTTGATGGCGAGGAACATCCAGTAGTGTGTATGCGCGCACGTGAACTGGGCCGAACCCCCATTGTGGTTGGGGATCGTGTAGCGGTTGTCGGTGATACTTCCGGAAAGCCAGGCACCCTTGCCCGTATAGTTAGACTCGAAGAACGAACAAGTGTTCTTAGGCGGACAGCAGATGACACAGATCCCTATGAACGCATTGTTGTGGGCAATGCGGAACAATTGCTTATTGTCTCCGCGGTAGCCGACCCTCCCCCAAGATCCGGTTTTGTAGAACGCGCACTCATTGCCGCATTTGCCGGAGGGGTAAAACCAATTATTTGTTTGACTAAATCCGATTTGGGGGACCCTGCCGAATTCGCATCTGAATTCGCAGACCTCGATGTTCCTGTGGTGATTTGCGGGATCAAGGACCCCCTCCAGAACATCGAAAAAGTTGTAGAAGGACATATTACAGCTCTTATTGGACACTCCGGTGTAGGCAAATCAACGCTGGTCAATAGGCTTGTACCAGATGCAGAGCGTGCCACTGGCGAAGTTTCCGGAGTAGGAAAAGGCCGCCACACCTCAACACAATCAGTTGCACTTAGGCTGCCGCATGGCGGCTGGATTATTGATACCCCAGGCATTCGTTCATTCGGCCTGGCACATATCGAACCAGATACAATCATTAATGTGTTCGATGATCTTGCTGCCGCAGTACAAACCTGTGATCGAGGCTGCAATCATATAGATGACCCCGGTTGCGGCCTAGATACCCTCACCGGAACATCCGCCCGGCGCGCCACCGCCGTACGCACCTTGCTCACCGCCTTAAATACCAATGAGGACTGGGAGTAA
- the aroA gene encoding 3-phosphoshikimate 1-carboxyvinyltransferase — translation MVYVSDLTAAAAPLWEAPTPAGPISWTQEVPGSKSITNRALILAALADTPSTLVGALRSRDTDLMMDAIAALGANVDINGTTVRISPRELRGGRVECGLAGTVMRFVPPLAALASGIVEFDGDEQARSRPMHTMLNALRDLGIEITGESLPFSLVGGTITGNEVTIDASASSQFVSGLLLAGARYPNGLTVRHRGAKVPSTPHIDMTLDMLRLAGVTTRTSDNTVWTVAPGTIAGRTWHIEPDLSNATPFLAAAAATGGTMRIPHWPETTTQPGDAMRDILATMGCTVSYNYGVLAVTGPNTALHGVDLDLSDIGELTPTIAALAALAQSPSTLRGIAHLRGHETDRLAALAAEINNLGGLCTELPDGLHIEPAPLRGGIWRSYADHRMATAGAIIGLTIPGVKVENIATTAKTLPGFAAMWEAMTSG, via the coding sequence ATGGTCTATGTGAGTGATCTAACAGCCGCCGCCGCGCCATTATGGGAGGCGCCTACGCCAGCCGGGCCTATTTCGTGGACGCAGGAGGTGCCGGGTTCGAAATCAATTACTAATCGAGCGCTCATCCTTGCGGCGCTTGCCGACACCCCTTCAACCTTGGTTGGTGCCCTCCGCAGCCGTGACACCGACCTTATGATGGATGCGATTGCAGCACTCGGCGCCAATGTGGACATCAATGGAACAACAGTACGGATTTCTCCACGTGAGCTGCGTGGCGGGCGCGTTGAATGCGGGCTAGCGGGAACAGTTATGCGGTTTGTACCGCCGCTGGCAGCCTTAGCCTCTGGAATCGTTGAATTCGACGGTGACGAGCAAGCCCGAAGCCGACCAATGCACACTATGCTCAATGCTCTCCGTGATTTAGGAATAGAAATTACGGGCGAATCCCTGCCGTTTTCCCTGGTTGGCGGAACAATTACCGGCAATGAGGTCACTATTGACGCTTCGGCATCTTCGCAATTTGTTTCGGGATTGCTACTTGCTGGTGCGCGATATCCGAACGGATTGACGGTGCGCCATAGGGGCGCGAAAGTCCCTAGCACGCCACACATAGATATGACGCTGGATATGCTGCGGCTCGCCGGAGTAACCACACGCACAAGCGACAACACAGTTTGGACAGTAGCCCCCGGAACGATCGCCGGACGAACATGGCATATTGAGCCGGATCTTTCCAATGCCACCCCATTCCTAGCAGCCGCAGCCGCAACGGGCGGGACAATGCGCATCCCACACTGGCCGGAAACAACAACTCAACCGGGGGACGCCATGCGAGATATCCTCGCAACTATGGGCTGTACCGTTTCCTATAACTACGGTGTACTTGCTGTTACCGGACCAAACACTGCATTACACGGCGTAGATTTAGATCTCTCCGATATTGGCGAACTCACCCCCACAATCGCGGCCCTGGCCGCACTTGCGCAAAGCCCATCTACACTTCGCGGAATCGCACATCTACGCGGGCATGAAACAGACCGATTGGCTGCCCTCGCCGCAGAAATTAATAATCTGGGCGGATTATGTACGGAACTTCCAGACGGCCTACATATTGAACCCGCACCACTTCGTGGCGGTATTTGGCGCAGCTACGCTGATCATCGAATGGCAACAGCTGGGGCGATTATTGGACTTACTATTCCTGGTGTAAAGGTAGAAAATATTGCAACAACCGCGAAAACGCTGCCTGGATTTGCAGCTATGTGGGAGGCTATGACGAGTGGCTAG
- a CDS encoding SOS response-associated peptidase, whose amino-acid sequence MCGRFVLFTTSETLLDAATTLLGRPVAAPHGTPAPRYNIAPTHTIAIINETLQPARWGFSGRTTLFNARAETLAEKPSFAWAFRNSRILIPMDGYYEWHGGIPYYVSTHQLLWTAGLYRNGEATMVTTAAPPALEWLHHRAPLLLAPEQANTWLNEPTIETMQPTSIQLQARPANSAVGNVANDYPELLQSNSLF is encoded by the coding sequence ATGTGCGGACGCTTTGTTCTCTTTACCACCTCCGAAACGCTTCTCGACGCCGCGACCACCCTGCTTGGCCGTCCAGTAGCTGCCCCACATGGCACACCTGCTCCGCGCTACAACATTGCCCCCACGCACACCATTGCAATTATTAACGAGACTCTCCAGCCTGCACGATGGGGCTTCAGTGGTCGCACCACACTCTTTAATGCGCGAGCTGAAACCCTCGCTGAAAAACCATCATTTGCCTGGGCATTTCGTAATTCACGAATCCTTATCCCCATGGACGGCTACTACGAATGGCACGGCGGCATCCCGTACTATGTTTCCACTCATCAACTTCTATGGACCGCCGGACTGTACCGGAATGGTGAAGCCACTATGGTCACAACCGCGGCGCCTCCTGCCTTGGAATGGCTTCACCATCGGGCTCCGCTGTTACTTGCCCCAGAGCAAGCGAACACGTGGCTGAATGAGCCAACAATCGAAACTATGCAACCTACGAGCATCCAACTTCAAGCCCGACCCGCAAATAGTGCCGTAGGCAATGTGGCAAATGATTACCCAGAACTCCTACAATCCAATTCTTTATTCTAG
- a CDS encoding aminoacyl-tRNA deacylase produces the protein MAKKKSRAAATAALQVLVDAAVPHKVYSFAAGEGDYGAHAANELGLQLKISSNQVFKTLVIDLTAAKGPKRDLAVAVIPVSGSLSLKKAAAAFGVSKVVMAQPSDAQRSSGYIPGGISPIGQKRALPTVIDVSALEFAEVFVSGGKRGLDIAISPEDLAVVTHARFGELQA, from the coding sequence ATGGCAAAGAAGAAGTCCCGTGCGGCGGCCACTGCGGCTCTCCAAGTGCTTGTCGACGCCGCGGTACCCCATAAGGTTTACAGCTTTGCCGCTGGCGAAGGGGATTATGGCGCTCATGCAGCCAATGAGCTGGGGCTTCAATTGAAAATCAGTTCCAATCAAGTTTTTAAAACACTAGTGATTGATCTCACAGCTGCGAAGGGTCCCAAGCGGGACTTAGCAGTGGCGGTGATCCCCGTTTCAGGTTCGTTAAGTCTCAAAAAAGCGGCGGCGGCTTTTGGGGTTTCAAAAGTGGTTATGGCGCAACCCAGTGATGCGCAGCGATCTTCTGGCTATATTCCTGGTGGTATTTCACCAATTGGCCAAAAGCGTGCCTTGCCTACGGTAATCGATGTTTCGGCGTTGGAATTTGCGGAAGTATTTGTTTCTGGCGGTAAGCGTGGATTGGATATTGCGATATCGCCAGAAGATCTAGCTGTGGTGACTCATGCACGGTTCGGGGAATTGCAAGCCTAG
- a CDS encoding sigma-70 family RNA polymerase sigma factor, with protein sequence MTEQSSARFEAEALPLLDQLYGGALRMTRNPADAEDLVQETYMRAYQAFDSFQPGTNLKAWLYRIMTNLYINSYRKAQRQPSQLPTEEITDHQLLQTSTHLSTGLESAEVEALKLLPNSRITEALNDLPEDYRMVVYYADVEGLAYKEIAEIMDTPLGTVMSRLHRGRKQLRAMLKDVAQEHGIGLERPKSRQ encoded by the coding sequence ATGACGGAACAATCCTCCGCTCGGTTCGAAGCTGAAGCGCTGCCACTGCTCGACCAGCTCTACGGCGGTGCACTACGAATGACCCGCAACCCCGCCGACGCAGAAGACCTCGTGCAAGAAACCTATATGCGGGCATACCAAGCATTCGATAGCTTTCAGCCAGGCACCAACCTTAAAGCCTGGTTGTACCGCATTATGACCAACCTCTATATCAATTCCTACCGCAAAGCCCAACGCCAACCCTCGCAGCTACCGACCGAGGAAATCACAGATCACCAACTCCTGCAAACCTCCACACACCTATCAACAGGATTGGAATCCGCCGAAGTCGAAGCACTGAAACTGCTGCCAAACTCCCGAATCACCGAGGCGCTGAATGACCTCCCGGAAGACTACCGAATGGTCGTCTACTACGCAGATGTAGAAGGGCTCGCCTACAAAGAAATCGCCGAAATCATGGACACACCACTCGGCACCGTTATGAGCCGACTCCACCGTGGAAGAAAACAACTCCGCGCAATGTTGAAAGATGTGGCCCAGGAACACGGCATTGGGTTAGAACGCCCAAAAAGCCGGCAATAA
- the rsrA gene encoding mycothiol system anti-sigma-R factor: MKDDHECFCGCEDAYQALFELLDGHMEEAEAQRLKEKVLACPACFQALGIEQEVRSLMKRCCGVHAPVQLRERITVAIRIEQRRR, translated from the coding sequence ATGAAAGACGATCATGAATGCTTTTGCGGATGCGAAGACGCCTACCAAGCACTCTTCGAACTGCTAGACGGACATATGGAAGAAGCCGAAGCACAACGGCTCAAAGAAAAAGTCCTCGCATGCCCCGCTTGCTTCCAAGCGCTCGGGATTGAGCAGGAAGTACGTTCTCTAATGAAACGCTGTTGTGGAGTGCACGCACCAGTGCAACTTAGAGAACGAATCACCGTGGCTATTCGAATTGAACAGCGCCGAAGGTAA
- a CDS encoding 50S ribosomal protein bL37, which produces MSKRGRKRKDRRKGKANHGKRPNS; this is translated from the coding sequence ATGAGCAAGCGTGGCCGTAAGCGCAAGGACCGCCGCAAGGGCAAGGCAAACCACGGAAAACGACCAAACTCCTAG
- a CDS encoding WhiB family transcriptional regulator, which translates to MDWRHKAVCRDEDPELFFPVGNSGPALAQIATAKVVCNRCPVTSQCLAWALESGQDAGVWGGMSEDERRALKRRKNRGRTRTRATV; encoded by the coding sequence ATGGATTGGCGCCACAAGGCAGTGTGCCGCGATGAAGACCCCGAGCTCTTCTTCCCGGTCGGCAACTCGGGCCCCGCACTCGCACAAATAGCAACCGCTAAGGTTGTGTGCAATCGTTGCCCCGTTACTTCCCAATGCCTCGCATGGGCTTTGGAATCCGGCCAGGATGCTGGCGTTTGGGGCGGCATGAGCGAAGACGAACGCCGTGCACTCAAGCGCCGTAAGAACCGTGGTCGTACCCGCACCCGCGCGACAGTCTAA
- a CDS encoding Rv3212 family protein gives MNRNLIAAAAIVTCTFLGVGTVWYNAPARHTVYAPAEQEFTAAPTLSTPPRQLSEAWTHPDTWGGVRPVLIDGVIATADGGKVTGLNPTTGETLWSYSRNLDVCSLAASFHSIVATYRNAAGCGDVTALSSTTGKYHATRSSEAPTDVWPISSHDAVGTYNHERLELWRSDLVRTVEYGDKPIKAEPNLQPHEDCTIQSAGTRKDLVAVVETCPEAMLRYQKRVPEDSREPKITRDIAIPGTDAQLVAIGQTGAAVYVAKPTPRILSFVSEHPLVFEVPPASQPDSRDMADLPHHMTWFDGNRLYLFKPEDLSITHSFDNALGTGTAVGDRLLFPTKEGIAVADWKTGEIEYTIPIDRGSHNGHVSLALVGDTIVEKRGEQLVGLR, from the coding sequence ATGAACCGAAATCTTATTGCCGCAGCCGCAATTGTTACCTGCACGTTCCTGGGCGTCGGCACTGTTTGGTATAACGCCCCTGCACGCCATACTGTTTATGCTCCCGCCGAGCAAGAATTTACCGCCGCCCCAACCTTATCCACTCCACCACGGCAACTCAGCGAAGCCTGGACTCACCCCGACACCTGGGGTGGAGTCCGCCCAGTGCTTATCGACGGCGTGATCGCCACCGCAGACGGCGGCAAAGTCACCGGCCTCAACCCCACCACGGGTGAAACTCTTTGGAGCTATAGCAGAAACCTTGATGTGTGCTCCCTGGCAGCCTCATTCCATTCCATCGTCGCCACATACCGCAATGCTGCAGGCTGCGGAGACGTCACCGCACTTTCCTCCACCACCGGCAAATACCACGCCACCCGAAGCTCCGAAGCCCCCACCGATGTCTGGCCAATAAGCTCCCACGACGCCGTGGGAACCTACAACCATGAACGCTTAGAACTCTGGCGCAGCGACCTAGTACGCACCGTAGAATACGGCGATAAACCCATTAAAGCCGAACCAAACCTCCAACCCCACGAAGACTGCACTATACAAAGCGCTGGCACCCGAAAAGACCTTGTAGCCGTGGTAGAAACCTGCCCCGAAGCGATGCTACGCTACCAAAAACGAGTCCCCGAAGACTCCCGCGAACCGAAAATCACCCGCGATATTGCCATCCCCGGGACTGATGCCCAACTCGTAGCCATCGGACAAACTGGCGCCGCCGTCTATGTAGCAAAACCAACGCCAAGAATTCTGTCCTTTGTATCTGAGCATCCCCTAGTTTTTGAGGTTCCTCCGGCATCCCAACCTGACTCCCGCGATATGGCGGATTTACCGCACCATATGACATGGTTCGACGGAAACCGACTTTACTTGTTTAAACCTGAGGATCTCAGTATTACTCACAGCTTTGACAACGCACTCGGCACTGGGACCGCCGTAGGAGACCGCCTACTCTTTCCCACAAAAGAGGGTATTGCTGTAGCCGATTGGAAAACCGGTGAAATCGAATACACGATCCCCATAGATAGGGGCTCCCACAATGGCCATGTCTCACTTGCCTTAGTGGGGGACACCATTGTGGAAAAGCGAGGCGAACAGTTAGTCGGACTACGCTAA
- a CDS encoding DEAD/DEAH box helicase, producing MCFRQESRALTRPESGALHHHRHQTTSINDVSAQVQGTSSSIGPTFAELGVAVEITDALATAGIINTFAIQELTLPVALDGGDIIGQARTGMGKTLGFGVPLLDRVFDAADIEEIDGTPRALVVVPTRELAIQVGEDLGLAAKNLPLKILTIYGGRPYEEQIKALRNGTDIVVGTPGRLIDLYQRGDLTLDKVAILVLDEADEMLDLGFLPDIEKLLKALTHKHQTMLFSATMPGPILTLARSFLDKPMHIRAEEPDAGQTHSTTRQVVFQAHRMDKTAITARVLQAQGRGRTIIFTRTKRTAAQVAEELAMCGFTVGAVHGDMGQVAREKSLTAFRDGTIDILVATDVAARGIDVTDVTHVINYQTPDDEMTYVHRIGRTGRAGQSGTAVTLVGFDELPKWQIINTELGLDQPHPPQWFSTSPELFQALDIPESATGNVGPPRKVFGGVGAIRAPHRVSKTRASSRKSSHSSSRRRR from the coding sequence ATGTGCTTCCGGCAAGAAAGCCGTGCACTGACGCGCCCTGAATCTGGGGCCCTGCACCATCATAGACACCAGACAACTAGTATCAATGACGTGTCTGCTCAAGTTCAAGGTACCTCAAGTTCAATTGGCCCCACCTTTGCGGAACTCGGCGTAGCTGTCGAAATTACGGACGCACTAGCTACCGCAGGGATTATAAATACATTTGCCATTCAGGAACTCACGCTGCCAGTTGCGCTGGATGGAGGCGATATTATTGGCCAAGCGCGAACAGGCATGGGCAAAACCCTAGGCTTTGGCGTCCCACTACTCGATCGCGTTTTCGACGCCGCAGATATTGAGGAAATAGATGGAACACCCCGCGCATTAGTGGTGGTTCCTACTCGCGAACTCGCTATCCAAGTCGGGGAAGATCTTGGCCTTGCAGCTAAAAATCTGCCGCTAAAAATCCTTACCATTTATGGGGGCAGGCCTTATGAAGAACAGATCAAAGCGCTTCGAAATGGCACAGATATTGTTGTGGGCACCCCTGGTCGGCTCATTGATTTATATCAGCGTGGCGACCTTACCCTAGATAAGGTCGCCATTCTCGTCCTAGATGAAGCTGATGAAATGCTTGATTTGGGTTTCCTCCCCGATATTGAGAAATTACTAAAAGCCCTTACCCATAAACACCAAACAATGCTGTTTTCAGCTACTATGCCTGGGCCTATTCTCACATTGGCCCGTAGTTTTTTGGATAAGCCAATGCACATTCGTGCGGAGGAACCAGACGCTGGGCAGACTCATTCCACTACGCGTCAAGTGGTCTTTCAGGCACACCGTATGGATAAAACGGCGATTACGGCTCGGGTACTTCAAGCTCAAGGACGAGGACGAACCATTATTTTTACTCGGACAAAACGAACCGCAGCCCAAGTGGCTGAGGAATTAGCAATGTGTGGCTTTACCGTTGGCGCAGTTCATGGCGATATGGGCCAAGTAGCCAGGGAAAAATCCTTAACAGCGTTCCGCGATGGCACGATCGATATTTTGGTTGCCACCGATGTTGCTGCACGCGGCATCGATGTTACGGATGTCACGCATGTGATTAATTATCAAACCCCTGATGATGAAATGACCTATGTGCATCGCATTGGGCGTACTGGACGGGCTGGACAGTCTGGTACCGCTGTTACGTTGGTGGGCTTTGATGAACTGCCGAAATGGCAGATTATTAATACTGAGTTAGGGCTCGATCAACCTCATCCGCCGCAGTGGTTTTCTACCTCCCCTGAGCTTTTCCAAGCCCTAGACATCCCCGAATCCGCAACAGGCAATGTCGGACCACCCCGCAAAGTTTTTGGCGGCGTTGGGGCTATTCGAGCACCACACCGCGTATCTAAAACACGTGCTTCATCCCGTAAGTCTTCACATAGCTCTTCCCGGCGGCGTCGATGA
- a CDS encoding DUF3107 domain-containing protein: MDIKIGFSDSARELVVSSNQTQDEVVQLVKTALADDAGSLQLTDDKGRQYVVRNSRIAYVEIGTTTQRQVGFAG, from the coding sequence ATGGACATCAAAATTGGTTTTAGCGATAGCGCACGAGAACTCGTAGTGTCTTCCAATCAAACCCAAGACGAGGTAGTGCAATTGGTTAAAACCGCATTGGCAGATGATGCAGGTTCACTGCAACTCACCGATGACAAAGGCCGCCAGTATGTTGTGCGCAATAGTCGTATTGCGTATGTGGAGATTGGTACCACAACGCAACGTCAAGTCGGTTTTGCTGGATAA
- a CDS encoding DUF3152 domain-containing protein yields the protein MRFAREFGWRAYAIPVLFVITIWVFVDVLVGANTDGQTTTTANKTAATSIVTSSPPGRGSGPNPANTPKPQLATGDLPAGAPYAEAGLGTFRLVGNPGEQVGQGLEKTYTYVVEIEDGIDTSTYGGDDSFAALIDATLSNPKGWIGDPKFGFRHIGPDEEPDLRIQLASAETTHTNCGFDIKMETSCFTSAGNRVILNESRWVRGAIPFEGDLGSYRQYMVNHEVGHGIGFSSHQPCAKDGELAPIMMQQTLSVNNSELHGINPEEVYPDDNATCSTNPWPFPHAG from the coding sequence GTGCGTTTTGCCCGTGAATTCGGGTGGCGTGCATATGCGATTCCAGTTTTGTTCGTTATTACCATTTGGGTGTTTGTAGACGTCCTTGTAGGCGCGAACACTGATGGGCAAACAACAACTACCGCAAATAAAACAGCAGCTACTTCGATTGTGACTTCGAGTCCACCTGGACGTGGTTCCGGCCCGAACCCGGCAAATACCCCAAAACCGCAGCTTGCAACGGGAGATCTTCCGGCGGGTGCACCGTATGCGGAGGCTGGCCTTGGTACTTTTCGGCTGGTAGGTAACCCTGGTGAGCAGGTGGGTCAAGGTTTGGAAAAAACCTATACATATGTGGTTGAAATTGAAGATGGTATTGATACCAGCACCTATGGCGGTGATGATAGTTTCGCGGCGTTGATAGACGCTACATTATCTAATCCAAAGGGTTGGATTGGGGACCCAAAGTTTGGTTTCCGTCATATTGGTCCAGATGAGGAACCGGACTTGCGTATTCAATTGGCATCTGCGGAAACAACCCACACGAACTGTGGTTTTGATATTAAGATGGAGACTAGTTGCTTCACCTCAGCAGGCAATCGTGTGATTTTAAATGAGTCTCGTTGGGTACGTGGCGCGATTCCCTTTGAAGGGGATTTAGGTTCGTACCGGCAGTATATGGTCAATCATGAGGTTGGGCATGGGATTGGTTTTTCCTCTCACCAGCCATGCGCGAAGGATGGTGAATTAGCACCAATTATGATGCAGCAGACGTTGAGTGTGAATAACTCCGAGTTACACGGGATTAACCCTGAGGAGGTCTATCCGGATGACAACGCAACCTGCTCCACAAACCCATGGCCGTTCCCTCACGCAGGCTAA
- the moeB gene encoding molybdopterin-synthase adenylyltransferase MoeB: MTTQPAPQTHGRSLTQANSRRYARHLVLPGVGVEGQQKLLNARVLCVGAGGLGSPVIQYLAAAGVGTLGIIDGDVVELSNLQRQVIHSMPALGQVKAASAAQWVHALNPDIKVIPYEYDLNVSNIREILSEFDVVIDGTDNFATRYLISDYCADLEIPVVWGSIYQFEGQISVFAQGFTLRDIYPEPPSQAASCAEAGVFGVLPGVIGTMMATETIKFLTGIGEPLIGRIGVWDSQKAEFRVLGFERSPESEALRHSALAAEVCEPEPPTGVRTLSIEQWGDLVDSGITLIDVREPHEWRGGVIGEPVFAPLSALRNHDFSSVALLDRRQPVAVYCAAGARSRVAAVLLEEAGFLDVTSLEGGITAWWMRD; this comes from the coding sequence ATGACAACGCAACCTGCTCCACAAACCCATGGCCGTTCCCTCACGCAGGCTAATTCTCGGCGCTATGCTCGCCATTTAGTGCTTCCCGGGGTTGGTGTTGAAGGGCAGCAAAAATTATTAAATGCTCGCGTATTGTGCGTAGGGGCCGGTGGGTTAGGCTCTCCAGTGATTCAGTATTTAGCCGCAGCCGGGGTGGGCACACTGGGGATTATCGACGGCGATGTGGTCGAGCTCTCCAATTTGCAGCGGCAGGTTATTCACTCTATGCCGGCACTTGGGCAAGTAAAAGCCGCTTCGGCTGCACAATGGGTGCATGCATTAAACCCGGATATTAAGGTTATTCCATATGAATATGATCTTAATGTCAGCAATATTCGGGAGATTCTTTCTGAATTTGATGTGGTGATTGATGGCACCGATAATTTTGCCACGCGATATTTAATTTCTGATTATTGCGCGGATTTAGAAATCCCGGTTGTATGGGGGTCGATTTATCAGTTTGAAGGTCAGATTTCCGTATTTGCCCAAGGCTTTACATTGCGTGATATTTATCCAGAGCCGCCGTCGCAAGCTGCTTCATGTGCAGAAGCTGGTGTATTTGGAGTATTACCAGGGGTAATTGGCACAATGATGGCCACGGAGACCATTAAATTTCTTACCGGTATTGGCGAGCCATTAATTGGGCGTATTGGAGTGTGGGACAGCCAAAAAGCCGAATTTCGAGTGTTAGGTTTTGAACGATCTCCGGAAAGTGAAGCGCTTCGCCATAGCGCTTTGGCAGCCGAAGTATGTGAGCCGGAGCCGCCAACAGGGGTGCGTACCCTTAGCATCGAGCAGTGGGGCGACCTTGTGGATTCTGGTATTACCTTGATTGATGTTCGGGAACCGCATGAATGGCGCGGTGGAGTGATTGGCGAACCTGTGTTTGCTCCATTATCTGCGCTGCGTAACCATGATTTTTCCAGTGTTGCACTACTTGACCGTAGGCAACCTGTCGCGGTGTATTGTGCGGCTGGCGCACGCTCTCGGGTAGCGGCAGTTCTGCTGGAAGAAGCAGGTTTTCTGGATGTCACTTCGCTCGAAGGTGGTATTACAGCTTGGTGGATGCGTGATTAA
- a CDS encoding TIGR02569 family protein, with protein MSLIPERVRSAFHVGNGPAEVLGQEWDYGILVQQTVLAQVVDPVQASWSAKVRETIHAEGVRMVRPVRATDGRLVVSGWRASAYAEGHSAQRVDETVCAALRLADALAEVPVPDCAVANVRAPWSDNDLFAVADRAAWSANPAGVLESGLDITATPKEEQLAALHLAAEITPHLTELHARRQVGHADMLATTLYKGTNVPVVTDIVPVSRPHGYTAVQVMVDGMIAGAVDYGVIRRFAHIPDIPQLVLRATLYRLFVHTLHPSAKPETRTNMENLVKYLVQGF; from the coding sequence ATGAGTTTAATTCCCGAACGAGTTCGCAGTGCTTTCCATGTAGGCAATGGCCCAGCCGAAGTACTGGGACAAGAATGGGACTACGGTATCTTGGTGCAGCAAACCGTGCTAGCCCAGGTCGTGGACCCAGTGCAGGCTTCTTGGTCTGCTAAGGTGCGGGAAACAATTCACGCCGAGGGCGTCCGAATGGTCCGCCCGGTGCGTGCTACCGATGGACGGCTTGTGGTGAGCGGTTGGCGGGCATCTGCATACGCTGAAGGGCACAGTGCGCAACGCGTAGATGAGACCGTATGTGCGGCTCTACGGCTTGCAGACGCGCTTGCGGAGGTCCCTGTACCTGATTGTGCCGTTGCGAACGTTCGTGCGCCGTGGAGTGATAATGATCTTTTTGCGGTAGCAGATCGTGCAGCATGGTCGGCAAACCCCGCAGGTGTTCTGGAGTCTGGGCTCGATATTACGGCTACACCAAAGGAAGAACAGCTCGCGGCATTGCACCTGGCTGCTGAAATCACGCCGCATCTTACAGAGTTACATGCCCGCCGCCAGGTTGGTCACGCGGATATGCTAGCGACCACGTTGTATAAGGGTACGAATGTGCCGGTGGTTACGGATATTGTTCCCGTGTCACGCCCTCATGGGTATACCGCTGTCCAGGTAATGGTTGATGGGATGATTGCCGGTGCAGTGGATTATGGTGTGATTCGTAGGTTTGCTCATATACCGGATATTCCCCAATTGGTGCTTCGGGCAACATTGTATCGGCTATTTGTGCATACACTGCATCCGAGTGCAAAGCCGGAAACCCGAACCAATATGGAAAATCTAGTGAAATACTTAGTGCAAGGTTTTTAA